In Porites lutea chromosome 1, jaPorLute2.1, whole genome shotgun sequence, a single genomic region encodes these proteins:
- the LOC140944128 gene encoding uncharacterized protein — translation MPSVLNLMRRMITAPNLGADMTAEKDNNGKEGQPAENKDSTLLHSAAEGGDVSIIEIILSDGIEVNTKDSFGATPLMIAAAKCKKQAVDFLLSKGADPSLTTNVGRNSLHAAAEGGDVSIVKAMLSHDIPLDSTDNDGITSLMIAVALNNFDTVEFLLSEGADPFLKTNEGRTALFFTALGGHTGVINLVLSCGLEIDSQDDEGVTTLMWAAVCANLQAVRCLLEKGADPLLTANNGWSSLHFASKGANAATIETLLSYGIDVNVKTDSLIRMTPLMVAITNQNMEAVKGLLENGADPLVECSLIQHSSLFFALYLGNSESTVLFMIEAMLSSGLNINAQSSFGWTALMCAAFLKKREVFDFLLSKGADPSLKDKVGRTVLHHASEGGDITIIEKCLSCGLDIESKDNDGKTALDLAACSGSRDAFRFLRERRSIKNS, via the coding sequence ATGCCTTCTGTTCTTAATTTAATGAGGCGTATGATAACTGCACCAAATTTGGGAGCTGATATGACTGCAGAAAAAGACAACAATGGGAAAGAAGGCCAACCAGCAGAAAACAAGGACTCGACTTTGCTACACAGTGCAGCCGAGGGTGGCGATGTGTCCATCATTGAAATTATTCTATCCGATGGAATTGAAGTAAACACAAAAGATAGCTTTGGTGCAACGCCATTGATGATTGCTGCTGCAAAATGCAAAAAGCAGGCAGTAGATTTCCTACTCTCTAAGGGTGCAGATCCATCTCTGACAACCAACGTCGGAAGAAATTCACTTCATGCTGCTGCTGAGGGTGGTGACGTCTCCATTGTGAAGGCAATGTTATCACATGACATTCCTCTAGATTCGACTGATAATGATGGAATCACTTCATTAATGATCGCGGTTGCTTTGAATAACTTCGATACAGTAGAGTTTCTCCTTAGCGAGGGTGCAGATCCATTTTTGAAAACTAATGAAGGGAGGACTGCTTTGTTTTTTACTGCTCTAGGAGGCCACACTGGTGTCATAAACCTCGTGCTTTCTTGTGGTTTGGAGATTGACTCACAAGATGATGAAGGCGTTACAACATTAATGTGGGCAGCAGTATGTGCCAATTTGCAGGCCGTACGTTGTCTGCTTGAGAAAGGTGCTGATCCACTGCTGACAGCCAATAACGGTTGGAGCTCTCTACATTTTGCTTCTAAAGGTGCTAACGCAGCAACTATTGAGACTCTCCTCTCATATGGAATTGATGTTAATGTTAAAACGGATTCTTTGATACGTATGACACCTTTGATGGTTGCCATtacaaatcaaaacatggagGCCGTAAAGGGTCTCCTTGAAAATGGGGCTGATCCATTAGTAGAGTGTAGCCTTATACAACACAGTTCGCTGTTCTTTGCTTTATATCTTGGGAATTCTGAATCTACTGTCTTGTTCATGATTGAAGCCATGCTTTCAAGTGGACTTAACATCAATGCCCAGAGCAGTTTTGGCTGGACAGCTTTGATGTGTGCGGCTTTTTTAAAGAAGCGTGAAGTTTTCGATTTTCTTCTTTCTAAGGGAGCAGATCCGTCTTTAAAAGACAAGGTTGGAAGGACTGTGCTGCACCATGCTTCAGAAGGAGGTGACATCACCATCATTGAAAAGTGTCTTTCATGTGGACTTGACATTGAATCTAAAGACAATGATGGAAAGACAGCTTTGGATCTCGCGGCTTGTAGTGGTAGCCGCGATGCTTTTCGATTTCTGAGAGAGAGACGTTCGATAAAGAACAGTTGA